In the genome of Paraburkholderia caribensis, the window GATGACGGATACCGCCTGCGCCGATGATCGAACGCTGGCCCGCCTGTGCGTGGATCAGGTTGAGGGTGTCGAGGTCGGGGCCGGCGTCGGCGCCGACCTGATCGAGCGTCATCACGATCACGCGCGACGGCCACGATGCGGGAGCGCGCAGCGCCTGCGCGAGTTCGGGTGCCGCGATCAGCTGACGGCCGCGGTGATCGAGCGACAGGATGGGCGCGTAGCCAGCCGCTTCGGCCTCGCGCAGCGCGTCGAGCGAGTGCAGCGATTCGGTGCCGAACACGGGCACGATGCGCGTGTGGGCGGAGCCGGTTGCGGCGGCGATGCGCGAGAGGTGGGCGAGCATCGACGGGTAATCGGCGAAGCCCGCGTCGAGCCAGATTTCGAACGGGCCGCTGGGCGGCTCGAGATGCGCATGGACATGTGCGTTCGCGAGGGTCGCGGCGAGCACGGCCAGCGTCGACGGATCGGCGTCGCGCGACATGATCGCGCCGAGGTCCGCGACGTACAGCGCCGGCGCGGCCGTCGCGGCAACGAGGGCGCGGGCGACGGGTAGCGGCTCGCTCGTTGCGCACAGCGAAGACTGGATGGGGCGATAGTTCGCGCGGTCGCCGCGTATCGCGCGGACCGCGTGGCCGTCGAGCAGATCGAGAACCGGGATCACCTGCATGCGGAGACGTTCCTTGATGAAGCTCTGGGTTTATGAGTATCTCACTGGCGGTGGCATCGACGCGCAACTCGCGGGCAGCAGCAGTCTCGCGGATCTGAGCGCGCTGGTCGTCGAAGGGCGCGTGATGCGCGATGCGATCGTTGGCGATCTGCGGCAGCTCGACGGCGTGGAGGTCAGCTTCGCGAGTTCGCGCTTCGAGCAGGTCGCGCAGGGCGTGGCGCATTGCCGCGCGAGGCCGGGCGAGTCGATGCTGGAGTTCGTCTCGCGCGCCGCTCGCGAGCACGACTACGCGTGGATCGTCGCGCCCGAATGCGATGGCCTGATGCTCGATCTCGCCGACGCCGTCGGTCCCGCGCGCTGGATCGGTTGCACGAAGGAAGCGATCGCGCTCGCGTCGAGCAAGCGTGCGACGGCGGCGCGGCTCGCGTCGCGCGGGATTGCCGCCACGCCCGCGCTCGAACCGGCGCAGCTCGATCCGCGCACGCAGTCACGCTGGGTCGTCAAGCCCGACGACGGCGCGGGCGGCCTCGACACACTGGTGTTCGACGACGCCGACGCGGCACGCGCTGAATATGCGGTGCGGCGCGCGGCGCAACGCGAAACCGTGCTGCAGGCCTGGGTGGACGGCGACGCGCTGAGCCTGTCGCTGATCTGCGATCAGGCGGGCGCGACGCTCGTCAGCATCAACCGGCAGAGGATAGACGTCGCCGCGCATGTGGCGGGCCATGCGGGGCAGGTGGTCGGCTTCGATGGCGTGGATATCGACCGTATCGATCGCGACAGCCCGCAAGGCCGCACGCTCGACGCGCTCGCGCAGCAGGTCGCGGCGTCGCTGCCCGGCTTGCGCGGGTTTGCCGGCATCGATGTCGTGTGGCATCCGGCGCGCGGCCCGGTCGTGATCGAGGTCAATCCGCGCGCGACCGTCGCGTATGCGGGCTTGTCCGCGCGGCTCGGCCGCAATCTCGCCGCCGACGTGCTGGCGGCACACGGCCTGCGGGCCGCGCCGCGTGTGACTGATTCGGCGTCCGGCGGCGCAGCGGGAGCGAAGCTGTCCGCATGCGGAGCGGGATCATGAGCGCGTCCGTGCCGGCGCCGTCAATTGCCGGGCCTGCCGTGTTCGGCTGGGACGTCGGCGGCGCGCATGTGAAGGTGTCGCGTGTCGACGCGGACGGTGCCGTCACCGATATCGCGCAATGGGCGTGTCCGCTGTGGCAGGGGCTCGATCATCTGCATCGCGCGATCGGTTCGGCGGCTGAACGCTGGCCCGATCTCACTCACGCGAGCGCGCGCCACGCGGTCACGATGACGGGCGAAATGGTCGATCTGTTCGCCGACCGCGAGCACGGCGTGCGTGCGCTCGTCGATGCCTTAGGCGCGCGGCTCGGCGCCGATACGGCGTTTTTCGCAGGCGCGTGCGGCTGGCTGGATGCTGCGCAGAGCGTCGCGCAATGGCGTGCCGTCGCGTCGGCGAACTGGCTCGCGACGGCGCAGCATGTCGCGACCCGCATGCGCGATTGCGTGCTGATCGATATCGGCAGCACGACGACCGACATCGTGCCCGTTGCCGAAGCGCGTGTCGCCGCACGCGGCGTCAGCGACGCGACGCGTCTCGTCACAGGCGAGCTCGCTTATCACGGGGTCGTTCGCACGCCGTTGTGCGGCATCGCGCATCGCATCGCGTTTCGCGGCGAGACGGCGGGCGTGATGAACGAATGGTTCGCGACGAGCGCCGACATTTACCGGCTGACGGGGGAACTGTGGCCGCCGCACGACCAGCATGCGAGCGCCGACAACGGGCCGAAGACCATCGCGGCAAGCTGCGCGCGGCTGGCGAGAACGATTGGCCGCGATGCGGGCGAGGCGACCGAAGACGAATGGCGCGAGTTCGCGCACACATGGCGCGACGCGCAGCTGCGCGCGATCGGCGCAAGCTTCGAGCAGGTGTGTGCGGCGCATCCGTCGCTGGCGCGCGCGCCCGTCGTCGGCGCGGGCTGCGGGCGCTTTCTGGCCGCGGCGCTGGCGAAGACCCAGGCGCGCGACTACGTGGATTTCGGCACGCTCACGCAGATAGCAGGCAACGCGCCGGCGGATGCCGCCGAATGGATCGCGACATGCGCGCCGAGCGTGGCCGTCGCATGGCTGATGTCGGCGAGCAGGCGAGCGCAGCGCGCCGCGTGACGCGGTCAACGGGGCGGGGCCTGCCTGCGACGCGCCGGGCGCGGCGCGATCGATGCGCGTGCGGCGCGGCCAGCGCAGACTCGCGATGGCGCCGCGAGTGCAGGGCGGACGCGGACGGGCCGGGCCGTCGGGCATGCCCGTCGCGAGGTCGAACGAAAGCGAGGTAACGGACATGTGGGTGGTGAAGATCGGGGGCAGCCTGAGTCACGACCCGTCGCTGCGGGACTGGCTCACGCAGCTGTGGGAGGTCGGCGGCGGGCGCGTGGTGATCGTGCCGGGCGGCGGTGATTTTGCGGACAGCGTGCGCGTGTATCAGCAGGAATGGCAATTCGACGATCTCGCCGCCCACAACATGTGCCTGCTCGCGATGACGCAGTACGCGCTGATGATGCAGGCCGTGCTGCCCGACCTCGTGCTGGCGACCAGCGAGGAACTGATCCGGCGCGCGCTGCGTCACGGCAAGGTTGCCGTGTGGATGCCCGTGAGCCTGATGCGCGTCACGCCCAACTCGATGACCAACTGGGACACGACCTCCGACAGCCTCGCCGCGTGGCTGTCGACGTCTCTGAACGCCGAGCGTCTGATGGTGGTGAAGTCGTGCCCGGTCGGCGCGAACGTGCCGCTCGGGACACTCGCGTCGGATGGCGTGATCGACGCGAGCTTTGTCCGTTACGTGAAAGAGGCGAACTACGAAGTCGAGTTGTTCAGCAAGACGGATGTCGCGCTGGTGCGCGACCGGCTGCTGAATGCGTCGGCGGTGTGAGGGCGCGATGCCGCGCGCTTGACGCGGATTGTTACGCGGGAGCTGTGGACGCGACGGCGGCAGCGTGATGCAGCGCGTCGGCCCATTGCGCGACACGGCGCGGATCGAGGCGCGAGGTGCGGCCGTTCTCGCATAGCGCGGTGCGAAAGCCCGCGACATCGGGCGCGAGCGTGCGGATCGCGTCGAGTTGTGTCCAGCCTAGCGAACCGGCGATGCAGGCCATCGCGCCCGACGCGCGTATCGTCGCGATGTAGCGCGCAAGCGTTGCGTGGTCGATGCAATCGAGCAGCGTGCGGCCCGTCTTGCCTGCCGTATCGAACACGATGCCTGCGAAGCCGAGCGAGACGGCATACGCGACGAGTTCCGCATCGACGCCGTCGTCGCACAACAGCACGGGCAACACGTTGGCTTGCAAGCCGGCGATGCGCGCGAGGCAGCCGTGCGCATGCGGTCCCGGCACGACGCCGACCTTGACGAAATCCACACCTGTTTCGGCGACTTCGTCGATGCGTGCCGTGATGGCGTCGAGCGCATCGGGCGGCAGGTCGCCGATCGTGGCGCTGATGGGTTTGACGGGATAGCGCGAGCGCAGCGTGCGCGCGATGCGCCAGATGTTGTCGATCGACACGCCGCCGAGCGCGCCTTCGAGGGGTTCCTTCAGATCGATCAGGTCGGCGCCGGCGCCGGCTGCGTCGAACGCTTCTTCCGCCGAGCGGACGCTTGCGAGCAATGCGGTCATCGGGGTCTCCGTCAGGACGAGTGCGGTGCGGTTTTTTTGTCGGCGGCGTTGCCGGTTGTACGGAAGCGTTCCACGGCGGCTGTGATCCATTGCCATGCGGTGAGTTCATCGGGGCCGGCGGTTTTGTCGATGGCGATCTGCAGGTAGGCCATTTCGCGGTCGATCTTGTCGGCGGGCAGCATGAAGAGCCGGCTCACGAGGATGGCGCCTTCGACGACGGCTGCCTGAGCGCGGTTGAAGCCCGTGAAAGGGGCGTGGTTTTCCGTGTGCACGCAGCGCATGTGGAGGACTGGACGTTGTGGGTCTTCTTCTGTGACGTGATCGAGGGTTAGTTCGCTGTGGGCGAGGGATTCTTTTAGCCTGAGGCTCGGGACTTTGGTGGCCGGGCTTGTCGGCCAGTCGCGTTGGGTGCCCGTTACGCAGCCGGCGAAGACGCGGACGTTGGTCGTGAAGTTGATTACCGCTGCGCGGGTGGCTAGTACGTTGTCTAGTGTTTTTGATGGCCTGAATGGGGCGAGGATCGTCAGGCCGCTTTCGTCGTGACGAATGCCCATCGGGGCGGTGTGGGCGACGCCGTCGGTGGAGCATGTTGTGATGATGGTTTCGTGGATCATCGTTTGGTTTTGGTTTGGTTTTGGTTTGGTTTTGCCTTTGCACTGGGCGTTTGTCTTTGCGTTGGCATCCGCGAATTGCGTTTTCGCTGGCATCCGCGTTACGTTAGCGTGCTTCAGGCGTCGCCCCTGTGCGGGGCGGCACCTACTTTTCTTTGCCGCCGCAAAGAAAAGTAGGCAAAAGAAAGCGGCTCACACCGCCAATTCTAGTTCCTGCCTGAGGGCCCTCAAAGGGTCTTACGCTTCAGACGGCAACCACGTGACCCACGTTCGTTGCCAACGCTCTGAACGAGTGCCTCACCCGCTTCACGCACCCGCATGTCACGATGTCGTGCCAGACAGTCCACCGCCGCCCAGGTGGCAAACTGTGTGTCGGCCCTCGGTGCTCCACACGCATCACTCCGGACCGATAGCGCACGCCCCACCCGGTAAGAGCGCCACCCTATACGACGCGACAACCTACACACAGTTTGCCACCTGGGCGGCACATACCATTCGCTGCCGCTTGCCCGGGTACGGGTGATCGAAGCGGGTGAGGCGTTTATTCGAAGCGTTGGCAACGGGCATGCGTCATGTGGTTGCCGAGTGAAGTGTGGGGACGTGGGGGGCCCGTGGACAAACGTCAAGAATTGGCGGTGTGAGCCGCTTTCTTTTGCCTACTTTTCTTTGCGGCGGCAAAGAAAAGTAGGTGCCGCCCCGCACAGGGGCGACGCGTGAAGGGGGCTAACGTAACGCGGATGCCAGCGCCGAGGCCAGCCCACCGAAACGGCGACGCCTGAAGCGCGCTAACGAATCGCGGATGCCAGCGCAAAAGCCAGCACACCGAACGGCGACGCGCGAAGCGCGCTAACAGACAGCAACTGCTTGCGGCACCGCACAAAAACCACAATCAAAAACGAAAAAGCAAAAAACAGACGGGGCCGTCCCGGCAAAAAAAACCCACGACGAAAACCAGGCCCGGCCCCGTACGGGGCCATCACCTCGTAGCGATATACATCGTAATTTCAAACCCGAACCGCATATCGGTATATCCAGGGGTAGTCCACTGCATGTTCGTCCTCCTTTAGCGAATGAAGAAAACAAAAACGGCGGTCCCATTGCGAAAGAACGCCTGCATGCGCGCACGCAACACATCCCTTCGCCTCGGCCCATGTTGCTGATGCAACTGTCGTACCAGTTACAGCCCGACGGGAAAGGGCGCGCCGTTTACGCGCCTTACTGTAGCGGAACCGCAGCAAAGTGTTCCACGAGCCGATAACCCATTGTGGACGCATTTTGCATTCGGTGCACGCGTGTTAACGGATCACTTAAGCCTGCTGAAAAAAATCGTGAATTCACTTCATCCGGCATGCCGCCTACATTGACCTGCAAGGCCGGCGACTTTCGATGCGCGCCAGCTCCCACCCAAGGCGTGCGCAGCACCACAGGCGCGCCACGATCCATATCGAGGCAGCGCGATGAACGATTTCAGCAAGGAAGCCGTGAAGCCCGCAGGCAGCGAACGCACACCAGAAAGCACACCGCAACGCTCGCGCTATTCAGCGGGTGTCCTCAAGTATCGCGAGATGGGCTACTGGCAGCCGGACTACACGCCAAAAGACACCGACATCATCGCGCTGTTCCGCATCACGCCACAGCCGGGCGTCGAGCCCGAAGAAGCCGCCGCCGCCGTCGCGGGCGAATCGTCGACGGCCACCTGGACCGTGGTCTGGACCGACCGCCTGACCGCGTGCGACATGTACCGCGCCAAAGCGTTTCGCGTCGATCTCGTCCCCAGCGCCAGCGAAAGCGAACCGCAGTACTTCGCGTTCATCGCCTATGACCTCGATCTGTTCGAGGAAGGCTCCGTTGCGAACCTCACTGCCTCGATCATCGGCAATGTGTTCGGCTTCAAGCCCCTGAAAGCGCTGCGGCTCGAAGACATGCGCATTCCCGTCGCGTATCTAAAGACCTTTCAGGGCCCGCCGACAGGCATCGTCGTCGAACGCGAACGGCTCGACAAATACGGCCGCCCGCTGCTCGGCGCAACCGTCAAGCCCAAGCTCGGGCTGTCGGGCAAGAACTATGGGCGCGTCGTGTACGAAGGCCTCAAGGGCGGTCTCGACTTTCTGAAGGATGACGAAAACATCAATTCGCAGCCCTTCATGCATTGGCGCGACCGCTACCTGTTCGCGATGGAGGCGGTAGCCCGCGCGCAAGCCGAAACGGGCGAACTGAAGGGCCACTACCTGAACGTGACGGCGGGCACGATGGAGGACATGTACGAACGCGCCGAATTCGCAAAGGAACTCGGCTCGTGCATCGTGATGATCGATCTGGTGATCGGCTGGACGGCGATCACGTCGATGGGACGCTGGGCGCGCAAGAACGACATGATCCTGCATCTGCATCGCGCCGGACACGGCACATATACGCGGCAGCGCAACCACGGCATTTCGTTTCGGGTGATCGCGAAGTGGCTGCGCATGGCGGGCGTCGATCACGCGCATGCGGGCACGGCCGTCGGCAAGCTCGATGGCGATCCGCTCTCGGTGCAGGGCTATTACAACGTGCTGCGCGAGTCCCACAATCCCGTCGATCTTACGCGCGGCCTCTATTTCGACCAGCCGTGGGCGGGCTTGCGCAAGGTGATGCCCGTCGCGTCGGGCGGCATTCACGCGGGGCAGATGCATCAGTTGCTCGATCTGTTCGGCGATGACGCGATCCTGCAGTTCGGCGGCGGCACGATCGGCCATCCGTCCGGCATTCAGGCGGGCGCGACGGCAAACCGCGTCGCGCTCGAAACGATGGTCAAGGCGCGCAACGAAGGCCGCGACATCGCCAGCGAAGGCCCCGATCTGCTCGAAGCGGCAGCGCGTCATTGCACGCCGCTCAAGCAGGCGCTCGATACATGGGGCGACATCACGTTCAACTACACGCCGACCGATACACCCGATTTCGCCGTCACGCCGAGCGTGGCCTGAGCCATCAGCGTCGTACCCGCCGCATCCGAATGAGGAGCCCGCCATGCGCATCACCCAGGGGACGTTTTCTTTCCTGCCCGATCTGACCGACGACGAAATCCGCATGCAGATCCAGTACGCGCTGAGCCAGGGCTGGTCGTGCTCGGTCGAATTCACCGACGACCCGCATCCGCGCAATACGTACTGGGAAATGTGGGGCCTGCCGATGTTCGATCTGCGCGACGCAGCGGGCGTGATGATGGAAGTGACGCGGTGCCGCGACGCGTATCCGCAGCACTACATCAAGGTGAATGCCTTCGATTCGGTGCGTGGTTTCGAAACGATGCGGCTGTCGTTCATCGTCAACCGGCCGGAGGTGGAGCCGCCCTTCGTGCTGGGGCGCCAGGACGACCGCTCGCGCGTGCAGCGCTATTCGCTCACGACGGTGCGCGCCGCGCCGCGCTAGCGGAGGCACGCCCGTCCCGCGGATCAGAACACCAACAGGGAGACATCGTCATGAACGCCGTCGTCACGGAGCCACCGGCACAGGAGGAAATGCAAGCGCCGCGCGTCGACCTGCTCGCGCTCTTTCACGAGTCGGGCATCGCCGAGGTGCTCGACGAACTCGATCGCGATCTGGTCGGCCTCGCGCCCGTGAAGACGCGCATCCGCGAGATCGCCGCGCAACTGCTGGTGGGCCGAGCGCGGGAAGCGCTCGGCATCGAATGCGGCGCGCCGACGCTGCACATGTGTTTCAGCGGCAATCCCGGCACCGGCAAGACCACCGTCGCGCTGCGCATGGCGGATGTGCTGTTCCGGCTCGGTTATATCCGGCGCAATCATCTGGTTTCGGTGACGCGCGACGATCTGGTCGGCCAGTACATCGGCCACACCGCGCCGAAAACACGCGAAGTGCTCAAGCGCGCGATGGGCGGCGTGCTGTTCATCGACGAGGCGTATTACCTGTATCGCCCGGAAAACGAGCGCGATTACGGCCAGGAGTCGATCGAAATCCTGCTCCAGACGATGGAGAACCAGCGCGACGATCTCGTCGTGATTCTGGCCGGCTACGCCGCGCGGATGGACACCTTCTTTCGCAGCAATCCGGGCTTTCGCTCGCGGATTGCGCACCACCTGTCGTTTCCCGACTATGCACCCGACGAACTGCTGCTGATCGCCGGGCGCATGCTCGACACGATGCATTACCGGTTCGACGCCGACGCGCGCCGCGCTTTCGAGGACTACCTCGCGCGGCGCGTGCGTCAGCCGAACTTCGCGAACGCGCGCTCGGTGCGCAACGCGCTCGACCGCGCGCGCCTGCGCCAGGCCAATCGCCTGTTCGCCGATGCGCTGGGCGGCGGCGCAAGCGCCGACCCAGCCGCGCTGACGCTGCTGAGCGCCGCCGATATCCGCGCGAGCAGCGTGTTCTCCGAATCAGGCGGCGCCGGGATGGAACCCGGCGCCGCGCCAGAATTCCCCACTTCGTAGGAGAGCATCATGCGTCACGCAAACATTACGCTCACGAGGTTCCTGGCTGGCGACGCTGACCATCTGATGTCGACACGGCCGTCCACCGCGTTGCAGGCCGTGCTGCACGACGTCGCGGCGTCGGTGAAGACCATCGGCGCGGCGCTTGCGCGCGGCACGCTGGGCGAGAGCGCGCAGGCCGATTCGGTAGCGGGCGGCGCGGTGCTCGCGTATTCCACGCGACGTCGCAAGCTGGCCGAGGCGGCTATGCGCAACGGCCGCGCGGCGCCTCTGGACGGCGCGGCCATGCCCGAGTACCAGCTTGCATTCGATCCGCTGAACTGCCCGTGGAATGCGGACATCAACGGCACGGCGGGTTCGATCTTTTCGGTGATGCGCGTGCAGCCGCAAGGCAGCGATGTGAACGGCGGCGACGCGCGAGCGCAAGCCTATGGCGAGCTGGACTGCGAATCCTATGGCGAAGCGTATGGCGCGCCGTTCCTTCAACCCGGCCGTGAACAGGCGGCAGCGGGGTACACGATCTACGGCCCGGCGACGATGCTCGTCATCACGCTTGGCGAGGGCACGCACGGCTTCACGCTCGACGGCCAGACGGACGAGTTCATGCTCACGCATCCATCGATCCGCATTCCGGAGGAGACGGGCGAGATTGCCGTCGACGCCTCCAACGAGCGCTTCTGGGAGCCGCCCGTGCGCCGTTACGTGCACGAGTGCCGCGAGGGCCGCGCGGGCTGCCGCGAGCGCGATTTCAGTCTGCGCTGGAGCGACGCGCTGGTGCCCGAAGTGCATCGCATTCTGATGCGCGGCGGGCTGTTCCTGATGCCGCGCGACTTCCGGACGCGCTCGGCGATGCGCGGGCGCCTGTCCGCCGTCTACGACGCGAGCCCGCTGGGCTTTCTGGTCGAGCAGGCGGGCGGCATGGCGACGACGGGCCGCGAGCGCGTGCTCGACGGCGCGCCGCGCACGTTCCATGAGCGCATGCCGCTGATACTCGGCTCGTCGAGCGAAGTGGCGCGTATTGGGCGCTACCACCGCGAGCACGACCTGGGTATCGACATGCCTTTCACGTCGCCGCTTTTTCGTGAGCGCTCATTGTTCCTTCCGGAGACCTCGGTCTGACTCTTGAACTGTAGCAAGGAGACAGCGCATGTCAGTCAGACATCCGATCGTTGCGGTGACGGGGTCGAGCGGGGCGGGCACGACTACCGTCATGAGGAGCTTCACGCATATTTTTCGCAGGGAGAAGATCAATGCGCAGATTGTCGAAGGCGATGCGTTCCATCGGTACGACCGGCTCGGCATGCGCGAGGCGTTGCGGCAGAGCGAGCGGGACGGCGTGCGCAACTTCAGCCACTTCGGGCCCGATGCGAACCTGCTCGAGGAGTTGGAGCAGTTGTTCGCGAGTTATGGGAGTTCGGGTGGCGGGAAGTTCCGGCGCTACGTGCACGATGAAGCGGACGCGGTGGTGTACAAGCAGGACCCGGGGACGTTTACGCCGTGGGAGGATATTTCGCCGGGCACGGACATGATGTTTTACGAAGGGCTTCATGGTGCGGCCGTGACCAGCAAGGTCGACATCGCACAGCATGCGGATCTGCTCGTCGGCGTGGTGCCGATCATCAATCTGGAGTGGATCCAAAAGCTGCATCGTGACCAGACGCTGCGCGGTTATTCGCATGAGGCGGTGGTGGATACGATTTTGCGGCGGATGCCGGATTATGTGAATTACATTTGCCCGCAGTTTTCGCGTACGCATGTCAATTTTCAACGTGTTCCCACTGTTGATACTTCTAATCCTTTTACCGCTCGGGAGATTCCGCAACCTGATGAGAGCTTTGTAGTGATCCGGTTTTCCAAGCCCAAAGGGATCGACTTTCCTTATCTGCTTACGATGTTGCATGACTCCTTTATGTCGCGGCCTAATGTCATTGTTGTGCCTGGCGGGAAGATGGGACTTGCTATGCAGTTGATTTTTACGCCCATGATCTTGCAGTTGAGGGATAGGAAGTCGCGTGCGTGAAAGTGAGTTTTTTGGGGCGGGGTGTGGCTCAGTGTTGTGTGTGTCTGTCTGTCTGTCTGTCTGTCTGTGTCTTGGCTGACGGCCTGGAGGTTGTGGCCCCGCTGGGGTCGTCAGGTTTTTTTTGTTTCGCCTTTTGGTTTTTGCTTTTGGTTTTTGCTTTTGCTTTTGTTTTGGGTTTCCAGACTCTGCGCTGGCATCCGCGTTACGTTAGCTCGCTTCATGCGTCGCCCCTGTGCGGGGCGGCACCTACTTTTCTTTGCCGCCGCAAAGAAAAGTAGGCAAAAGAAAGCGGCTCACACCGCCAATTCTTGACGTTTACCCACGGGCCCCCAACGTCCCCACGCTTCACTCGGCAACCACATGACGCATGCCCGTTGCCAACGCTTCGAATAAACGCCTCACCCGCTTCGATCACCCGTACCCGGGCAAGCGGCAGCGAATGGTATGTGCCGCCCAGGTGGCAAACTGTGTGTAGGTTGTCGCGTCGTATAGGGTGGTGCTCTTACCGGGTGGGGCGTGCGCTATCGGTCCGGAGTGAGGCGCGCGAGGTACTACGGCCTACACACAGTTTGCCACCTGGGCGGCGGTGGACTGTCTGGCACGGCATGGTATGACGCGGGTGTGTGAAGCGGGTGAGGCGCTCATTCAGAGCGTTGGCAACGGACGTGGGTCACGTGGTTGTCGTGTGAAGCGTAAGAACTTTTGGGGGCCCTCAGGCAAGAACTAGCGCTGGCGGTGTGAGCCGCTTTCTTTTGCCTACTTTTCTTTGCGGCGGCAAAGAAAAGTAGGTGCCGCCCCGCACAGGGGCGACGCATGAAGCGAGCTAACGTAACGCGGATGCCAGCGCAAAGCCAATTCACGGATGCCACCGCAAAGCCAATTCACGGATGCCACCGCATAGGCAAACGCAGCCAAACAACCCCCCCAGCACCCCCTATTAAGACCCTTTCAACTTCGTCGTGCCAGGGGCACACCAGACCTGAAGGTCTTCAACAGCCCGTTCCACCTGACACCCCCAATCCAGCGCCTGATCCTGATCAAACCTCTTCCCCAGCCGCCAGGCGATCTCCGCCCGTGCTGTCTGCACGCCCATATAAAACGCATGCCCGCCATCATCCTGAAGCTTCAGATGCGGAAACAAATCAAACGGATCCCCTTCAACAACATGCACGTCGCGGTTATAAACATGAATCCCATCCGTAGTGACCTGAACACGAAAATTCGGATCCCGCACCTGTGCGGCAAACGCAGCGATCTCATCAGCGTCATAAGGAAAAGGCCGCCTGGCATGTAAAGCAGACAAATCAGAATCGATACCTTTAGGCAGCACCTGCGCCTCAAAAGCGGCATGCATGACACGCCGTGCAACGTCAGCCTCACGCACGGCACGCCGCGCATGCAGGCTAACGGAAGTGGTCAGCACAGCAGAAACGCGCAACTCAGCAGCAATACCGAGCAGCACCGCATTAATGCCACTCGTATCAGCTTCCGTCAGCTCGGTAAGATTTCCAACACCAAGCATGATGGCAACATCGGCATACCGCTCCCGCAATGCGACATACCGCGCGATAGAAGCAGCAAAGCCAAACGGAATCGGATCAAGAATAGGATCGGCCAGAAACGGCTTGCCACGCGCAACGAGCGCATCAATCGCCTGATGCAACGAAGCCGTGTCACGCGGCTCGCGCGCAACCACAACCGGCGTCGACGATACTTCGTCAGCAACCCACAACGTGTCCACGTTGAGACTCATCAGATAATCGGCCCCCGCGCGCCCGCCGCGCAGAAGCTCATCCGTCACCATCGAATCCACGCTCACCCGATAGCCGCCATCCTTCAGCATCCGCACAGCATCCTCGAGATGCGGAAAAGGCGTATCAGGCAGACAGCCCACGTCAATCACATCCGCGCCTTGCTCCGCATAATGCCTCGCCCGCGCAGCGATTCCATCGAGATCGAGTCTCGGCGCATCGACGATCTCCGCAAAAATCTCCGTCGAGTAACGCGACAGATCGAACTTCCGCGCGGCCTGCCCGAAATGCAGCGGCAAATCCTTCGCCTCCTCCGGACCACGCTCGACGGGCAAGCCGAAATGCTCGCTCAACGCCAGAAGATCACCGCGACAGCGCCCCGGCACGATCATCCGGTCCGCGCGCAGCGGCAAAGGCACACGCCGGCGGATCATGTCGGCCGTCATCAGCGCGGCAACCTGCAAGCCGATCTCGCGCACCTCCCACGTGAATGGCGCGTTCGTCATGCCCTCCAGTACCTGCACGACGCTTTTTTCGGCAAGCCTGCCAGTCAGGAAGACGATGTGTTCCATGCAAGCCCGAGGTTCGACAGCCGTTCGCTCAATGCCGCGCGCAGTTCGTCGAGCGAGCGCGCAACAGTCGTGTATTCGATGCGCGCAAGCCGCTCGACATTTTCCAGCTCGATCGCGCGCGGACGCACTTCGACCCACTCGTGCGGGCTCTGCGTGATGACGCTCGGCTCGGTGTCGCACG includes:
- a CDS encoding (5-formylfuran-3-yl)methyl phosphate synthase, which produces MTALLASVRSAEEAFDAAGAGADLIDLKEPLEGALGGVSIDNIWRIARTLRSRYPVKPISATIGDLPPDALDAITARIDEVAETGVDFVKVGVVPGPHAHGCLARIAGLQANVLPVLLCDDGVDAELVAYAVSLGFAGIVFDTAGKTGRTLLDCIDHATLARYIATIRASGAMACIAGSLGWTQLDAIRTLAPDVAGFRTALCENGRTSRLDPRRVAQWADALHHAAAVASTAPA
- a CDS encoding DUF447 domain-containing protein — its product is MIHETIITTCSTDGVAHTAPMGIRHDESGLTILAPFRPSKTLDNVLATRAAVINFTTNVRVFAGCVTGTQRDWPTSPATKVPSLRLKESLAHSELTLDHVTEEDPQRPVLHMRCVHTENHAPFTGFNRAQAAVVEGAILVSRLFMLPADKIDREMAYLQIAIDKTAGPDELTAWQWITAAVERFRTTGNAADKKTAPHSS
- a CDS encoding hydantoinase/oxoprolinase family protein; this encodes MSASVPAPSIAGPAVFGWDVGGAHVKVSRVDADGAVTDIAQWACPLWQGLDHLHRAIGSAAERWPDLTHASARHAVTMTGEMVDLFADREHGVRALVDALGARLGADTAFFAGACGWLDAAQSVAQWRAVASANWLATAQHVATRMRDCVLIDIGSTTTDIVPVAEARVAARGVSDATRLVTGELAYHGVVRTPLCGIAHRIAFRGETAGVMNEWFATSADIYRLTGELWPPHDQHASADNGPKTIAASCARLARTIGRDAGEATEDEWREFAHTWRDAQLRAIGASFEQVCAAHPSLARAPVVGAGCGRFLAAALAKTQARDYVDFGTLTQIAGNAPADAAEWIATCAPSVAVAWLMSASRRAQRAA
- a CDS encoding amino acid kinase family protein; the encoded protein is MWVVKIGGSLSHDPSLRDWLTQLWEVGGGRVVIVPGGGDFADSVRVYQQEWQFDDLAAHNMCLLAMTQYALMMQAVLPDLVLATSEELIRRALRHGKVAVWMPVSLMRVTPNSMTNWDTTSDSLAAWLSTSLNAERLMVVKSCPVGANVPLGTLASDGVIDASFVRYVKEANYEVELFSKTDVALVRDRLLNASAV
- a CDS encoding ATP-grasp domain-containing protein, with translation MKLWVYEYLTGGGIDAQLAGSSSLADLSALVVEGRVMRDAIVGDLRQLDGVEVSFASSRFEQVAQGVAHCRARPGESMLEFVSRAAREHDYAWIVAPECDGLMLDLADAVGPARWIGCTKEAIALASSKRATAARLASRGIAATPALEPAQLDPRTQSRWVVKPDDGAGGLDTLVFDDADAARAEYAVRRAAQRETVLQAWVDGDALSLSLICDQAGATLVSINRQRIDVAAHVAGHAGQVVGFDGVDIDRIDRDSPQGRTLDALAQQVAASLPGLRGFAGIDVVWHPARGPVVIEVNPRATVAYAGLSARLGRNLAADVLAAHGLRAAPRVTDSASGGAAGAKLSACGAGS
- the pqqA gene encoding pyrroloquinoline quinone precursor peptide PqqA; protein product: MQWTTPGYTDMRFGFEITMYIATR
- a CDS encoding HisA/HisF-related TIM barrel protein, translating into MQVIPVLDLLDGHAVRAIRGDRANYRPIQSSLCATSEPLPVARALVAATAAPALYVADLGAIMSRDADPSTLAVLAATLANAHVHAHLEPPSGPFEIWLDAGFADYPSMLAHLSRIAAATGSAHTRIVPVFGTESLHSLDALREAEAAGYAPILSLDHRGRQLIAAPELAQALRAPASWPSRVIVMTLDQVGADAGPDLDTLNLIHAQAGQRSIIGAGGIRHRDDLDAAARSGARAWLVASALHDGRLRTPAAMRSGAAT